Proteins encoded together in one Pleurocapsa sp. PCC 7319 window:
- a CDS encoding IS630 transposase-related protein yields the protein MTYSVDLRKRVVDFVAAGGSKAEASRRYEVSLWCVNDWCRRKNLTPAPQLGRKRKLDSLAIAQHIQENPDALLRERAQYFGVHTSAIGYAQKQMKLTRKKNAEIH from the coding sequence ATGACTTATAGTGTAGATTTGCGAAAGCGGGTAGTGGACTTTGTAGCGGCTGGAGGCTCCAAAGCCGAAGCATCAAGAAGATATGAGGTAAGTCTATGGTGTGTGAATGATTGGTGTCGAAGAAAGAATTTGACTCCAGCACCACAACTTGGAAGAAAGCGAAAACTAGACTCTCTAGCAATTGCCCAACATATTCAAGAAAATCCAGATGCTTTGTTAAGAGAAAGGGCGCAATATTTTGGAGTGCATACGAGTGCTATTGGGTATGCCCAGAAGCAAATGAAGTTAACTCGTAAAAAAAACGCTGAAATACACTGA